One Erpetoichthys calabaricus chromosome 9, fErpCal1.3, whole genome shotgun sequence genomic region harbors:
- the zbtb34 gene encoding zinc finger and BTB domain-containing protein 34: MDSSNSFIEFDVPEYSSTVLSQLNELRLQGKLCDIIVHIQGQPFRAHKAVLAASSPYFRDHSALSTMSGLSISVIKNPEVFEQLLSFCYTGRMSLQLKDVISFLTAASFLQMQAVIDKCTQILEGIHSKMSLPAGADTMLSVKESPQASRNGVKDGNLFVNPLEISPPYITRQTNALANDSAKFDANSTKSLRQRLQEEGQSDRGSSGSISEHENALEAEQEQMDIISRDGHVTDIKVKQEKADRPSCSDSSSAGDDGYHTELVDGDQVVAVSVGSFGPMLPHSAYTYPHLTSQSSSFVSLSSSSPSRSILSGFRGGRARPKRPLATVPSEVSNVIKTATTEDGETVMGSPGFENDIRERSMRGQWYPYNERLICIYCGKSFNQKGSLDRHMRLHMGITPFVCKFCGKKYTRKDQLEYHIRGHTDNKPFHCEICGKCFPFQGTLNQHLRKKHMGGAELRNHMESPDRTEGMTESKDSDEAAASDSHMEYSSQYSEESVLNNESNDSVKRSPQ, from the coding sequence ATGGACAGCAGCAACAGCTTTATAGAGTTTGACGTGCCTGAATACAGCAGTACTGTCCTCAGCCAGCTCAACGAATTACGGCTCCAAGGGAAGCTATGTGACATTATAGTCCACATTCAGGGACAGCCGTTTAGGGCTCACAAGGCCGTTCTAGCTGCCAGCTCTCCATACTTCCGAGACCACTCAGCCCTAAGCACCATGAGTGGCCTCTCCATCTCTGTCATTAAGAATCCTGAGGTTTTTGAGCAGCTGCTCTCCTTCTGCTATACTGGACGGATGTCGCTACAGCTGAAGGACGTTATCAGCTTCCTCACAGCGGCCAGCTTCCTGCAAATGCAAGCAGTTATTGATAAGTGCACACAGATTCTGGAGGGCATTCACTCCAAGATGAGTCTTCCCGCAGGGGCTGACACCATGCTCAGTGTGAAGGAGAGTCCACAGGCCAGTCGCAATGGCGTCAAAGATGGCAACCTCTTTGTCAACCCACTGGAGATCTCCCCTCCTTATATCACCAGGCAGACAAATGCGCTAGCAAATGATTCTGCCAAATTTGACGCCAACTCTACCAAAAGCCTCAGGCAGCGACTTCAGGAGGAGGGCCAATCAGATCGAGGCAGCAGCGGGAGCATCTCTGAGCATGAGAATGCCCTGGAAGCAGAACAGGAACAAATGGATATAATAAGCCGGGATGGGCATGTGACAGACATCAAAGTGAAGCAGGAAAAGGCTGACCGGCCAAGTTGTTCAGACAGCTCTTCCGCTGGGGATGATGGCTACCACACTGAATTAGTGGATGGAGATCAGGTGGTAGCAGTGAGTGTAGGCTCATTTGGACCAATGCTACCACATTCTGCCTACACATACCCGCACTTGACTTCACAGTCTTCCTCTTTTGTGAGCCTCAGCAGTTCTAGTCCCTCTCGCTCAATTCTTAGCGGCTTCCGAGGTGGCCGTGCACGGCCCAAAAGGCCTCTGGCAACTGTGCCATCAGAGGTCTCCAATGTGATCAAAACAGCCACTACTGAGGATGGAGAAACGGTGATGGGCAGTCCCGGGTTCGAGAATGACATCCGTGAGCGGAGCATGCGTGGTCAGTGGTACCCTTACAATGAGCGGCTCATCTGCATCTACTGCGGCAAGTCGTTCAACCAGAAGGGCAGTCTGGACCGTCACATGCGCCTACACATGGGCATCACTCCTTTTGTTTGCAAATTCTGTGGCAAGAAATACACACGGAAGGACCAACTAGAGTATCACATCCGTGGGCACACAGACAACAAACCTTTCCACTGTGAAATCTGTGGTAAGTGCTTCCCCTTTCAGGGCACCTTGAACCAGCACCTGCGGAAAAAACACATGGGGGGAGCCGAGCTGCGCAACCACATGGAGTCTCCAGACAGAACGGAGGGCATGACGGAGTCCAAGGACAGCGACGAAGCAGCAGCTTCTGACAGCCACATGGAATACAGCTCACAGTACAGCGAGGAGTCTGTCCTGAATAATGAAAGCAATGACAGTGTCAAGCGTAGCCCACAATAG